DNA from Amorphoplanes friuliensis DSM 7358:
TCGACGTCGTCCTGGACACGGTCGGCACCGACCTGGGGCGTTACCGCCGCCGGCTGGCACCGGGCGGCCGGATGGTCACCGTGGGTCTGTCCGGTCCCGCCATCGCCGCGGTCGCCGCGTCCACGGTGCACGGCAGCCGCCGCATCCGCACCTTCAGCGTCAACCCGCTGACCCCGCACCTGATTCGCCTAGCCGAACAGGTCACCGCGGGTGCTCTCCGCCCGGTGATCGACGGCGTGTACCCGCTCGCGGACATCGCCGCGGCCCACGAGGCCTTCGAGCGGGGTGGCGCACTGGGTAAGCAGGTCGTCGAGGTCAGTCACCCGGCGTGAGCTCGGTGGTCGCTTTCAGCTGGGCGAGCTCGAGGGCGGCCCGGCGGGGGTCGCCCGCCCAGCGGCTGGCGAAGGCATCGGCCAGGCGCCACCCGGCACGGTGCAGTGCCTGCCGGCGGGCGAGATGGGCGCCGGTGCCGTCGGGATGAACCTCGCAGAAGACGCCGATCGGTGCCTCCGCCGGGCCGATGCACAGATCGATCGTCCACGGTCCCACCGCATAGCGGGGACGGACCTCCACCTCGAGGCGCCGCAGTTCCTCGTGCAGGGCGGCCGGCCACGGGTTCGCCTCGACGACCTCCTGACCCGCGGGCCCGGGTGGGGTGTCCGCGTAGGTCAGGTAGTCGGCGAGCAGGCCGTCCGGCGTACCGAGGGAGGTGACCACGACCATGCGGTGACGCGCCCGGGTGACCATCACGTTGAACAGGTGGGGGTCGGCGACGAAACGGCGCCGGCCGGCCGGGTCGCCGGGCAGCAGGCCGAGGGAGACCACCACCACGTCGGCCTCGCTGCCCTGGAAGGCGTGCACCGTGCCGACCCGCAGGCCCAGCTCCTCGATGCGGTCCACCGGGTACGCCGCGACCAGCGCGGCTTCGAGGGCCTCGGCCTGGGCGCGGAACGGCGAGATGACCGCGATGCTGCGCGTTCCCGCCCCGGCCTGGGCGGCGACGACCTCCAGGACCGCCGCGACCTCGGCCGCGAGTGATCCCGGGGCGGGGACCCGGACCACGTCGATCCCGTCCGCGACCTCGGCCGCGAGTGATCCCGGGGCGGGGACCCGGACCACGTCGATCCCGTCCGCGAGCTCGGCGGCCGGTGTCCTGGTCATCACCGCGACCCGGTCGTCGTAGAAGCGGCGGGCCGAGAAGCCGATCAGATGCGGCGTGCTGCGGTGGTGCTCGGCCAGCCAGGTGGCCGGTGCGGCCGCCGTGGCCAGGTCGTAGGTGCTCACCCGGCGGACGTCCAGCCGGTCGTCGGCGTCGTGGCGGGCGAGGACCTCGTTGATGTCGACGGTGCTGACGAACGACACGAACCGCAGCTGGCGGGGGTCGCCGACGATCAGCGCACGCCGGGCGCGGGCCAGCACCGGGGCTGCGCGCACCTGGTCCACGTGGGAGGCCTCGTCGATCACCACCAGGTCGAACAGGCCGGGCGCGGCGGGCAGCAGGTCCTCCACGTCGGCGACCGTGCCGATCCACAACGGCAGTGCGCGGACCAGCGGCGCGGCGTCCATGCGGGCGAGCAGTTCGCGGCGCTGGTTGCGCCCGGCCCGCAGCGCCGTGGCCAGTGCGGCGACCCCGCGCCGCGCCTCGCGGTCCCAGCGTTTCTCGCTGCGGGCGGCGCGGCGCATCGCCTCACCGGCGGTCCGGGCCAGTCCGTCCTCGAGGTACCGCAGCGTGCTCCAGCGCCGGTCCAGGTCGGTGCCGCCGGTCGCGGCGAGACGGGCGGCGGACAGCTGGGCGGCGGCCGCGGTGAGCGCCGCACGCACTCTCTCCGCCGGCACCCCACCGCGTACGCCCAGACGGCGCCTCGCCCACCAGCCGCGCAGCCCCGGGCGGTCGAAGTCGTCCGTCCGCACACCGGTGAACGCGCCGGGCACGTCGGCGGCCAGCTCGGGCAGCAGCGGCTCCCAGCGCGGGAGGGCGGCCGCCCGGACCTCCTCGTCGAGGGCTTCGGTGATGCGGGCGCGTTCCTGGCCGACGCCCCTGAGGGCGAGCTGGACGCTGTCGGCATCCGCGCGCAGCTCCCGGTCGCTGTAACCACGGTCGGCGCCGGCGGCGAGCTGGGCGGCGAGGTCGTCGCGGCGCTGCGCGTCGCCGAAGAGGACCGGAACCGGGCCCGGGTACCGGCCCAGCAGGGACGCCAGCACCTCGGCGGCGTGCGGCGACTGCGTCGCGACCAGCACCGATCCGCCGCGGTGCACCACCTCCAGGGCCGCGGCGACCACGGTGTGGCTCTTGCCGTTGCCGGGCGGCCCGGAGACCACGGTGACCGGCGCCGTCCGGACCCGGGCGACCACCCGCGCCTGCGCTTCGGTGAGCGGGAGCGGTGAGACCACCGGGGTGTCGTCGCTGCGATCGGTGCGCTCGTCGCCGTAGACGGCGGCCAGCGCCGTGCCGCTCAGGTCCCGCCGGGACCAGGTGCGCAAGCTGTCGGCCAGGCCGGGCCCGTACACGTCGCGCACCACGAAGAGGCCGGCCGTCGCGACCAGCACGATCCGGTCGTTCGGGAGCTTGCGGCGGTCCGCGACCACCGCGTCGACCGGCAGCCCGGTCGCTTGGGCAGCCGACCACAGCCAGGCCCGGCTGCCGATGGCGTCGAGCCACCCCGGCGCGGCCAGCCCCGGCGCCGCCTCGAACGCGGCGGCCAGTTGCCGGTCGGCGACCAGCGGGGTGATCTCGACGTCACCGATCGGCACCACGCGGTACCCGGTGAGTCCCCGTTCGAGCTGGACCGGCTGGCTCATCAGGGGCACCCGGACCTTGCGGACCTTGCCGTCGACCTCGGTCCGGCCGGCGAGGAAGCCCCAGCCGCGGCGCAGGATCCGTTCGTCGCGGTGCAGGGCCGCCAGGGCGGCCAGGCGGTCGGTCTCGGCCCGGCGCGGCGCCCGCTCGGCGTCGTCGAGCCAGGCGAGCGGCTGCCCGCCGCGGGTCACGTCCAGCACCCGGTCGGCGCCGGCCGGTGCCAGCTCGGCCAGGACGGCGAGAACGGTGGACGGCAGCATGGCGCCCCACGCTACCGCCACCGTGCATCCGGGGTTACCAGCCCAGGTAGCTGCGGGTCAGCGCGGCGACCTGCTCGACGACCTTGATGCCGTCGGCCTGGGTGGGGTGGCCGTGCGACAGGACCGTCACCGCGGTGTCGGTCTTGTCGCCGCTGATGCGGCCGGTGCTGTTGACGATCCAGCGACCCTGCTCGGTGGAGCGCGAGAGCCAGCCGTTCTTCAGCGAGGTCCGCTCGCCGGAGAACGCCGTGGCGCTGACACCCCAGCTCTGGTCGGCGTTGACCGAGGCCATGAGCTGAAGGATGTAGTCGCGGGAGGACTCCTTCAGCGGGCTGTCGGCCGCGGTGAGCGCGGCGATCATCCTGTTCTGGTCCTTGGCCGTCGTGCGGGTCAGACCGAACGACTCGTCGGCGTC
Protein-coding regions in this window:
- a CDS encoding AAA domain-containing protein, which encodes MLPSTVLAVLAELAPAGADRVLDVTRGGQPLAWLDDAERAPRRAETDRLAALAALHRDERILRRGWGFLAGRTEVDGKVRKVRVPLMSQPVQLERGLTGYRVVPIGDVEITPLVADRQLAAAFEAAPGLAAPGWLDAIGSRAWLWSAAQATGLPVDAVVADRRKLPNDRIVLVATAGLFVVRDVYGPGLADSLRTWSRRDLSGTALAAVYGDERTDRSDDTPVVSPLPLTEAQARVVARVRTAPVTVVSGPPGNGKSHTVVAAALEVVHRGGSVLVATQSPHAAEVLASLLGRYPGPVPVLFGDAQRRDDLAAQLAAGADRGYSDRELRADADSVQLALRGVGQERARITEALDEEVRAAALPRWEPLLPELAADVPGAFTGVRTDDFDRPGLRGWWARRRLGVRGGVPAERVRAALTAAAAQLSAARLAATGGTDLDRRWSTLRYLEDGLARTAGEAMRRAARSEKRWDREARRGVAALATALRAGRNQRRELLARMDAAPLVRALPLWIGTVADVEDLLPAAPGLFDLVVIDEASHVDQVRAAPVLARARRALIVGDPRQLRFVSFVSTVDINEVLARHDADDRLDVRRVSTYDLATAAAPATWLAEHHRSTPHLIGFSARRFYDDRVAVMTRTPAAELADGIDVVRVPAPGSLAAEVADGIDVVRVPAPGSLAAEVAAVLEVVAAQAGAGTRSIAVISPFRAQAEALEAALVAAYPVDRIEELGLRVGTVHAFQGSEADVVVVSLGLLPGDPAGRRRFVADPHLFNVMVTRARHRMVVVTSLGTPDGLLADYLTYADTPPGPAGQEVVEANPWPAALHEELRRLEVEVRPRYAVGPWTIDLCIGPAEAPIGVFCEVHPDGTGAHLARRQALHRAGWRLADAFASRWAGDPRRAALELAQLKATTELTPGD